One segment of Clostridium ljungdahlii DSM 13528 DNA contains the following:
- a CDS encoding J domain-containing protein, whose protein sequence is MKNPYEVLEINENASKDEIKKAYRTLAKKYHPDQYGNNPLKDLAEDKMRDINEAYDYLMKNEGTNTYNNGSGNTYTGSNSSTYQSIENDIYNGNLSSAESKLMGINTRDAEWHYLMGILNTRKGWYDQASTNLSTACSLDPNNFKYQEALNKLRGMNNSYRQPYYDNRRRDPDICNICATLYCLDCLCGGGNC, encoded by the coding sequence ATGAAAAATCCATATGAAGTACTTGAAATAAATGAAAATGCTTCAAAAGATGAAATAAAAAAGGCTTATAGAACCTTAGCTAAGAAATATCATCCTGATCAGTATGGTAACAATCCACTTAAGGATTTAGCCGAGGATAAAATGAGAGACATAAATGAAGCCTACGACTATTTGATGAAAAATGAAGGAACAAATACATATAATAATGGAAGTGGTAATACCTATACTGGCAGCAATTCTAGCACATATCAGTCTATAGAAAATGATATTTATAATGGGAATTTAAGTAGTGCAGAATCAAAACTTATGGGAATAAACACAAGAGATGCAGAATGGCACTACCTCATGGGGATTTTAAACACTAGAAAGGGCTGGTATGACCAGGCTAGCACTAATTTAAGCACCGCCTGCAGTCTTGATCCAAATAATTTTAAATATCAAGAGGCATTAAACAAGTTAAGAGGTATGAATAATTCCTATAGACAACCTTATTATGACAACAGGAGAAGAGACCCTGACATATGTAACATCTGTGCTACATTATATTGTTTAGACTGCTTATGTGGAGGTGGAAATTGCTAA
- a CDS encoding DUF5685 family protein, giving the protein MFGYVTPYKMELKIKDYEKFKAYYCGLCRSIKYNIGNVPRISLNYDMTFLALLLDSLGTGEQTYVKKRCILHPLQEKIFLKDNDSLKYAAFCNIYLSYFKLLDDTVDDHSLKSKIFSICLKTYFSKTDENYKKVFIHIKENLSNLYELEKKTNNKSIDMISHPFAHLTGFILSSFKYEKFKEELYFLGYNLGKWIYIIDALDDLHDDMSKGKFNVLNKCFNVENLSYERFSKKIEGRIDFILGTCAAQCMNTFEKLPIKKNKELLHNILQYGLLDKMDKVFKRGVYKDEKSI; this is encoded by the coding sequence GAGCTTAAAATAAAAGATTATGAAAAATTTAAAGCTTATTATTGCGGATTATGCAGGTCTATAAAATATAACATTGGGAATGTTCCCAGGATCTCTCTAAATTATGACATGACTTTTCTTGCGCTGCTTTTAGACTCTTTAGGAACTGGTGAACAAACTTATGTAAAAAAAAGATGTATCCTTCATCCTCTGCAAGAAAAAATTTTTTTAAAGGACAATGATTCTCTGAAATATGCAGCTTTTTGCAATATATACCTAAGTTATTTCAAACTTTTAGATGACACAGTCGACGACCATTCTTTGAAAAGCAAAATATTTTCGATTTGTCTCAAAACATACTTTAGCAAAACAGATGAAAATTATAAAAAAGTTTTCATACATATAAAAGAAAATTTGAGTAATCTTTATGAACTTGAAAAGAAAACTAATAATAAATCCATAGATATGATATCTCATCCTTTTGCACACCTTACTGGATTTATATTAAGTTCTTTTAAGTATGAAAAATTTAAAGAGGAACTGTATTTTCTTGGATATAACCTTGGTAAATGGATATATATTATAGATGCTTTAGATGACTTACATGATGATATGTCAAAGGGAAAATTTAATGTTTTAAATAAATGTTTTAATGTGGAAAATTTAAGCTATGAAAGATTTTCTAAAAAAATAGAAGGTAGAATTGATTTCATTTTAGGTACTTGTGCTGCACAGTGCATGAATACTTTTGAAAAACTTCCTATAAAAAAGAATAAAGAATTACTACACAATATATTACAATATGGACTTTTAGATAAGATGGATAAAGTTTTTAAAAGGGGTGTTTACAAAGATGAAAAATCCATATGA